A single region of the Mycobacterium lentiflavum genome encodes:
- the dapE gene encoding succinyl-diaminopimelate desuccinylase: MLDLHSDPIELTAALVDIPSESRDEARIADEVEAALRAQTAGFEIVRNGNAVLARTQRNLPSRVLLAGHLDTVPVAENLPSRRCIGAEGGVLYGCGTSDMKSGDAVFLHLAATVAEPAHDLTLVLYDCEEIDAAANGLGRIERELRDWLAADVAILGEPTGGYIEAGCQGTLRVVVSATGTRAHSARSWLGDNAIHKLGTVLDRLAAYQARTVDIDGCQYREGLSAVRVDGGVAGNVVPDAASVTVNYRFAPDRSLTEALQHVHDVLDGIDVRIEQTDGAAGALPGLSQPAAQALVEAAGGQVRAKYGWTDVSRFAALGIPAVNFGPGDPNLAHTRDERVAVAAITAAVDMLRGYLGG, encoded by the coding sequence GTGCTGGACTTGCATTCCGATCCGATCGAGTTGACCGCGGCGCTGGTCGACATCCCCAGCGAGTCGCGAGACGAAGCACGCATCGCCGACGAGGTCGAGGCCGCGCTGCGTGCGCAGACCGCCGGCTTCGAGATCGTCCGCAACGGCAACGCGGTGCTGGCGCGCACCCAGCGAAACCTGCCGTCGCGGGTGCTGCTGGCCGGCCATCTCGACACGGTCCCGGTCGCCGAGAACCTGCCCAGCCGTCGCTGCATTGGCGCGGAGGGCGGCGTGCTGTACGGCTGCGGCACCTCGGACATGAAATCCGGCGACGCCGTCTTTCTGCATCTGGCCGCCACGGTGGCCGAACCGGCACACGATCTGACGCTGGTGCTCTACGACTGCGAGGAAATCGACGCGGCCGCAAACGGTTTGGGCCGCATCGAGCGCGAGCTGCGGGACTGGCTGGCCGCCGACGTCGCGATCCTGGGCGAGCCCACCGGCGGCTACATCGAGGCCGGCTGCCAGGGCACGCTGCGAGTTGTGGTCAGCGCCACCGGAACCCGCGCTCACTCGGCGCGGTCGTGGTTGGGCGACAACGCAATTCACAAACTGGGTACAGTGCTGGACCGGTTGGCCGCCTACCAGGCTCGGACCGTCGACATCGACGGTTGCCAATACCGCGAAGGCCTCTCGGCGGTGCGGGTGGACGGCGGCGTAGCCGGCAACGTCGTTCCCGACGCCGCCTCGGTCACGGTCAATTACCGCTTCGCCCCCGACCGGTCGCTCACCGAGGCGCTGCAACACGTGCACGACGTGCTGGACGGGATCGACGTGCGGATCGAACAGACCGACGGAGCGGCGGGAGCGCTACCCGGCTTGTCGCAGCCGGCCGCCCAGGCGCTCGTCGAGGCCGCCGGTGGACAGGTGCGCGCCAAGTACGGCTGGACGGACGTGTCCCGATTCGCCGCGCTGGGCATCCCGGCGGTCAACTTCGGGCCCGGCGACCCCAATCTGGCGCACACCCGCGACGAGCGGGTAGCCGTCGCCGCGATCACCGCCGCTGTGGACATGCTCCGGGGCTACCTGGGCGGCTAA
- the dapD gene encoding 2,3,4,5-tetrahydropyridine-2,6-dicarboxylate N-succinyltransferase, with protein MTAVTGAAGIGLATLASDGSILDTWFPAPELTESDTGGTSRLALSDVPPELAALVGRDDDRHTETVAVRTVIGSLDDVAADAYDAYLRLHLLSHRLVAPHGLNAGGLFGVLTNVVWTNHGPCAIEGFESVRARLRRKGQVTVYGVDKFPRMVDYVLPTGVRIADADRVRLGAHLASGTTVMHEGFVNYNAGTLGTSMVEGRISAGVVVGDGSDIGGGASIMGTLSGGGTEVISIGKRCLLGANAGLGISLGDDCVVEAGLYVTAGTKVITPEGKTMKALELSGGNNLLFRRNSVSGAVEVVARGGQGVALNEDLHAN; from the coding sequence CTGACCGCCGTGACTGGAGCTGCAGGTATCGGGTTGGCGACACTGGCCTCCGATGGATCGATCCTCGACACGTGGTTTCCCGCACCGGAACTGACGGAGTCGGACACCGGCGGCACGTCGCGCCTGGCGCTGTCCGATGTTCCGCCGGAGCTGGCTGCACTGGTCGGACGCGACGACGACCGCCACACCGAAACCGTGGCCGTGCGCACGGTCATCGGCTCACTCGACGATGTGGCCGCCGACGCCTACGACGCCTACCTACGGCTGCATCTGCTGTCTCACCGCCTGGTCGCGCCGCATGGGCTGAACGCCGGCGGCTTGTTCGGGGTATTGACCAACGTGGTGTGGACCAACCACGGACCCTGTGCGATCGAGGGTTTCGAGTCGGTCCGCGCGCGGCTGCGCCGCAAGGGACAGGTGACCGTGTACGGCGTTGACAAGTTCCCGCGGATGGTCGACTACGTGCTGCCCACTGGGGTCCGCATCGCCGACGCCGATCGGGTGCGCCTGGGCGCGCACCTCGCGTCCGGCACCACCGTGATGCACGAAGGTTTCGTCAACTACAACGCCGGCACGCTGGGCACGTCGATGGTCGAAGGCCGCATCTCGGCCGGCGTGGTGGTGGGCGACGGCTCCGACATCGGCGGCGGCGCGTCGATCATGGGCACCCTGTCCGGCGGTGGAACCGAAGTCATTTCGATCGGCAAGAGGTGTCTGCTCGGCGCCAACGCGGGCCTGGGCATCTCACTGGGCGACGACTGCGTCGTCGAAGCCGGCCTGTATGTCACAGCCGGCACCAAAGTCATTACACCCGAAGGCAAAACGATGAAGGCACTCGAGCTGTCCGGCGGCAACAATCTGTTGTTCCGCCGCAATTCGGTCAGCGGTGCCGTGGAAGTGGTGGCCCGCGGCGGTCAGGGCGTTGCGCTCAACGAGGACCTGCACGCCAATTGA
- a CDS encoding MFS transporter: MARVAISCLVGSAIEFYDFLIYGTAAALVFPAVFFPNLTPGVAMIASMGTFATAFLSRPVGAAVFGYFGDRLGRKKTLVSTLLIMAVATVSVGLVPSTASIGMAAPLILMGLRLLQGFAVGGEWAGSALLSAEYAPGGRRGLYGMFTLLGGGVAGVLSSLTFLGVNVTIGEYSPEFLQWGWRIPFLLSSVLIALALYVRLNIDETPVFAEEKSRDLVPKAPLAEVFRLQGREILLAAGSVLCTMAFCYMGNTYFTMYAHTHLGYTRGFIWSVGVLSGLVSIASVIASAILSDRFGRRRIMLAGWAACVPWAFLVIPLIDTGNKALYAVAIVGIFAISGIGSGPIGAFLPELFATRYRYSGSALAINLAGVFGGALPPLIAGTLLATYGSWSIGVMLATLALTSLVSTYLLPETRGTSL, from the coding sequence ATGGCGCGGGTCGCGATCTCGTGTCTGGTCGGCTCGGCAATCGAGTTCTACGACTTCCTGATCTATGGCACCGCGGCGGCACTGGTGTTTCCCGCCGTGTTCTTTCCGAACCTCACACCCGGCGTGGCGATGATCGCCTCGATGGGAACGTTCGCCACGGCATTTTTGTCGCGGCCCGTCGGCGCGGCCGTCTTCGGGTACTTCGGCGACCGGCTGGGCCGCAAGAAGACGCTGGTCTCCACGTTGCTGATCATGGCCGTGGCCACCGTCAGCGTCGGCCTGGTTCCCAGCACCGCGTCCATCGGGATGGCGGCGCCGCTGATCCTGATGGGGCTGCGGTTGCTGCAGGGGTTTGCGGTGGGCGGCGAATGGGCCGGGTCGGCGTTGCTGAGCGCCGAATACGCCCCGGGCGGCCGACGTGGTCTATACGGCATGTTCACCCTGCTGGGCGGCGGTGTCGCCGGAGTGCTGAGCAGCCTGACCTTCCTCGGCGTGAACGTCACGATCGGCGAATACAGCCCCGAGTTCCTGCAGTGGGGATGGCGGATCCCGTTCCTGCTCAGCTCGGTGCTGATCGCACTGGCGTTGTACGTGCGGCTCAACATCGACGAGACTCCGGTGTTCGCCGAGGAGAAGTCACGCGATCTGGTGCCGAAAGCGCCGCTGGCCGAGGTGTTTCGCCTGCAGGGCCGCGAGATCCTGTTGGCCGCCGGCAGTGTGCTGTGCACGATGGCGTTCTGCTACATGGGCAACACATATTTCACGATGTATGCGCACACACACCTGGGCTATACGCGCGGCTTCATCTGGTCGGTCGGCGTGCTGAGCGGTCTGGTGAGCATCGCGTCGGTGATCGCGTCGGCCATTCTGAGCGATCGATTCGGCCGGCGCCGCATCATGTTGGCGGGCTGGGCGGCCTGTGTGCCGTGGGCGTTCCTGGTGATCCCCCTGATCGACACCGGCAACAAGGCGTTGTACGCGGTTGCGATAGTCGGCATCTTCGCGATCTCCGGGATCGGCAGCGGACCCATCGGAGCCTTTCTCCCCGAACTCTTCGCCACCCGCTACCGCTACAGCGGCTCGGCACTGGCGATCAATCTGGCCGGCGTCTTCGGTGGGGCGCTGCCGCCGCTGATCGCCGGGACGCTGCTGGCAACCTACGGCAGCTGGTCGATCGGGGTCATGCTGGCTACTCTCGCGTTGACCAGCCTGGTCTCGACTTATCTGCTGCCGGAAACCCGCGGGACGTCGCTGTAG
- a CDS encoding acyl-CoA synthetase, whose amino-acid sequence MLLASLNHAAVTATDIPDAVTIDGTVLSRSDLVGGATSVAERVAGADRVAVLATPSVSTVLAVTGCLIAGVPFVPVPSDVGAAERKHMLTDSGAQAWLGPEPDEPEGLPHIPVRLHARSWHRYPEPAPEATALVIYTSGTTGAPKGVVVSRRAIAADLDALAQAWQWTPDDVLVHGLPLFHIHGLVLGLLGSLRIGNRFVHTGKPTPAGYAKAHTESGGTLYFAVPTVWSRVAADQAAAETLRSARLLVSGSAALPVPVFDRLEQLTGHRPIERYGASESLITVSTRADGERRPGWVGLPLSGVETRLLDDEGDPVAHDGETVGKLAVRGPTLFDGYLNRPEATAEVFDADGWYQTGDVAVIDGEGMHRIVGRESVDLIKSGGYRIGAGEIETSLLGHPGVQEAAVVGMPDDDLGQRIVAFVVGASDLNTDELINYVAQDLSIHKRPREVRFVDALPRNAMGKVVKKQLLSEET is encoded by the coding sequence GTGCTGCTCGCATCGCTGAATCACGCTGCCGTGACCGCCACCGACATCCCCGACGCGGTCACGATCGACGGCACCGTATTGAGTCGCAGCGACCTGGTCGGCGGTGCCACGTCGGTGGCCGAACGCGTCGCCGGGGCGGACCGGGTCGCGGTCCTGGCCACCCCGAGCGTGTCGACCGTGCTGGCGGTCACCGGCTGCCTGATCGCCGGCGTCCCGTTCGTGCCGGTGCCCTCGGATGTCGGCGCGGCCGAACGCAAGCACATGCTGACCGACTCCGGTGCGCAGGCCTGGTTGGGACCTGAGCCTGACGAGCCCGAAGGGCTGCCGCACATCCCGGTACGACTGCACGCGCGCTCCTGGCATCGCTATCCCGAGCCGGCGCCCGAGGCCACCGCGTTGGTCATCTACACCTCCGGCACCACGGGGGCGCCCAAGGGCGTCGTGGTGAGCCGCCGCGCGATCGCCGCCGACCTGGATGCGCTGGCCCAGGCTTGGCAGTGGACTCCCGACGATGTACTGGTGCACGGCTTGCCGCTGTTTCACATCCACGGCTTGGTGCTGGGCCTGCTGGGGTCGCTGCGGATCGGAAATCGCTTCGTACACACCGGAAAACCGACGCCGGCCGGCTATGCGAAGGCCCACACGGAGTCCGGTGGCACCCTGTACTTCGCGGTGCCGACGGTGTGGTCGCGGGTGGCGGCCGATCAGGCGGCGGCCGAGACATTGCGTTCGGCACGGCTGCTGGTGTCCGGCAGCGCTGCGCTTCCGGTACCGGTGTTCGACCGGCTGGAACAGCTGACCGGGCATCGGCCCATCGAACGCTACGGCGCCTCGGAGTCGTTGATCACGGTGTCCACGCGGGCTGACGGCGAGCGCCGCCCGGGCTGGGTCGGCCTGCCGCTGAGTGGCGTCGAGACCAGGCTGCTCGACGACGAAGGCGACCCAGTTGCGCATGACGGGGAAACCGTTGGCAAGCTTGCGGTTCGGGGCCCAACCCTGTTCGACGGATACCTGAATCGGCCGGAGGCCACCGCGGAGGTTTTCGATGCCGACGGTTGGTACCAGACCGGCGATGTCGCGGTCATCGACGGCGAGGGAATGCACCGCATCGTCGGCCGCGAATCGGTTGACCTGATCAAATCGGGCGGATATCGCATTGGCGCAGGTGAAATCGAGACCTCGCTGTTGGGGCATCCTGGCGTGCAGGAAGCGGCCGTTGTCGGAATGCCCGACGACGACCTGGGCCAGCGCATCGTCGCATTCGTGGTCGGCGCTTCCGATCTCAACACCGATGAGCTGATTAACTATGTCGCTCAGGACCTTTCGATACACAAACGGCCGCGCGAGGTGCGGTTCGTGGACGCGTTGCCGCGCAACGCGATGGGCAAGGTCGTCAAGAAGCAGTTGCTGTCCGAGGAGACGTAG
- a CDS encoding alpha/beta fold hydrolase: MVIEIARPKLEGNVAVGDDRQIGFAEFGDPLGRAMFWLHGTPGARRQIPTEARVYAEEHGIRLIGLDRPGIGSSTPHRYENIRAFADDLRTIADTLGIDKMAVIGLSGGGPYALACAAVLPDRVVAAGVLGGVAPFVGDDGISSGLMNLGKRVAPLLRLGGDPLRIGASLMVRAIRPVANTALYLYAAISPEADRRLLTRPEFGAMFLDDLLNGSRKQLAAPFNDVILFVRDWGFQLDEVKVPVRWWHGDSDHIVPFAHGQHVASKLADCELFVLPGESHLAGLGRGEEILSTLMKIWDEQA, translated from the coding sequence ATGGTCATCGAGATCGCCCGCCCCAAGCTAGAAGGAAACGTCGCCGTCGGCGACGACCGCCAAATCGGGTTCGCCGAATTCGGTGACCCGCTGGGGCGGGCGATGTTCTGGCTGCACGGCACACCGGGTGCCCGCCGGCAAATTCCGACCGAGGCCCGCGTCTACGCCGAAGAACACGGCATCCGGCTGATCGGCCTGGACCGGCCGGGCATCGGCTCGTCGACGCCGCACCGCTACGAGAACATCCGGGCGTTCGCCGATGACCTGCGCACGATCGCCGACACCCTCGGTATCGACAAGATGGCCGTCATCGGCCTGTCCGGCGGGGGCCCGTACGCACTCGCCTGTGCCGCGGTGCTGCCCGATCGCGTCGTGGCGGCCGGTGTGCTCGGGGGCGTCGCTCCGTTCGTCGGCGACGACGGCATCAGCAGCGGTCTGATGAACCTGGGCAAGCGGGTGGCACCGCTGTTGCGGCTGGGCGGCGACCCGCTGCGGATCGGCGCCAGCCTGATGGTCCGGGCCATCCGTCCGGTCGCGAACACCGCGCTGTATCTGTATGCCGCGATATCGCCGGAAGCCGACCGGCGGCTGCTCACCCGGCCCGAGTTCGGCGCCATGTTCCTCGACGATTTGCTCAACGGCAGCCGCAAACAGCTCGCGGCGCCGTTCAACGACGTCATCCTGTTCGTCCGGGACTGGGGATTCCAGCTCGACGAGGTCAAGGTCCCGGTCCGGTGGTGGCACGGCGACAGCGACCACATCGTGCCCTTCGCCCACGGCCAGCACGTGGCGTCCAAGCTGGCAGACTGCGAATTATTCGTGCTGCCCGGCGAAAGTCATCTGGCCGGGCTGGGCCGCGGCGAAGAGATCCTGTCCACGCTGATGAAAATATGGGACGAACAGGCCTGA
- a CDS encoding cytochrome P450 produces the protein MQSSFPLHSPDFYAGDPYPGYRELRATAPVCWNDVAKFWALLRYQDIRFVSTNPGLFTSTHGINIPAPGMPNPVQENSLIFTDPPRHRQLRKLVNCGFTRRQGDLLEPAIREIVGGLLDGIEPGSVHDFVDAIAAPLPARVMAELLGVPRDDREQFRAWTDVVIATAGTNHDLDAFEAAGRLYHSVRQLVAASRTAGGDDVLAVLAGARADGVGLSDEELLDFSFLLLASGIETTRSLLALGTCALIAHPDQRRLLVEDPALVPGAVEEMLRWTSPVTHMARTATTSVEIRGQRIAEGELVVMLYGSANRDEEVFGSDAEEFKVTRSPNPHIAFGSGEHACVGAQLARLTATVFFGELLSRFPDVGLAGELDRMPATMLPLVTRMPVRFG, from the coding sequence ATGCAGAGTTCGTTTCCGTTGCACTCCCCCGACTTCTACGCGGGCGACCCCTACCCCGGCTACCGCGAGCTACGCGCGACGGCACCGGTGTGCTGGAACGACGTCGCCAAATTCTGGGCACTGCTGCGCTACCAAGACATCCGCTTTGTGTCGACGAACCCGGGGCTGTTCACCTCCACCCACGGCATCAACATTCCCGCGCCGGGCATGCCGAATCCTGTGCAGGAAAACAGCCTCATCTTCACCGACCCGCCGCGGCACCGGCAGCTGCGCAAGTTGGTCAACTGCGGATTCACCCGCCGCCAAGGCGACCTGCTCGAACCGGCGATCCGGGAGATTGTGGGCGGGTTGCTGGACGGCATCGAGCCCGGCTCGGTACACGACTTCGTCGACGCGATCGCCGCTCCCCTGCCGGCGCGCGTGATGGCCGAACTACTCGGTGTTCCGCGCGACGACCGGGAACAATTCCGGGCTTGGACGGATGTGGTGATCGCCACCGCCGGCACCAACCACGACCTCGACGCCTTCGAGGCCGCGGGCCGGCTCTACCACAGCGTCCGCCAGCTGGTCGCGGCCAGCCGCACCGCCGGTGGCGACGACGTGTTGGCGGTGCTTGCCGGCGCGCGGGCCGATGGGGTTGGACTCAGCGACGAAGAGCTGCTTGACTTTTCGTTCCTGCTGCTGGCATCCGGAATCGAGACCACCCGCAGTCTGCTCGCGCTCGGCACGTGCGCGCTGATCGCACACCCCGACCAACGACGGCTCCTCGTCGAGGATCCGGCGTTGGTCCCCGGGGCCGTCGAGGAGATGTTGCGCTGGACCAGCCCCGTGACGCACATGGCCCGCACCGCGACGACGAGTGTCGAGATTCGCGGTCAGCGGATCGCCGAGGGCGAGTTGGTGGTAATGCTGTACGGCTCGGCCAACCGAGACGAGGAAGTATTCGGTTCCGACGCCGAAGAATTCAAGGTTACCCGGAGTCCGAACCCGCACATTGCCTTTGGCTCCGGTGAACATGCTTGTGTCGGTGCGCAATTGGCCCGCCTCACGGCGACGGTGTTCTTCGGCGAGCTGCTGAGCCGATTTCCCGATGTGGGGCTGGCCGGCGAACTGGACCGGATGCCGGCCACCATGTTGCCGTTGGTGACCCGCATGCCGGTGCGGTTCGGCTAG
- a CDS encoding CaiB/BaiF CoA transferase family protein, which produces MTGPLTGLHVVEIANQIAGPYAAKLFVDLGAEVTKIETPAGDPLRRWGPFGDADSACGGLFGYLNAGKSGATLDLDEPKSVAAARELIAGAHLLVENFAPATLDGWGLGVDTLQKLNPNLVVLRISHCGQSGPMRDRPMTPLTVQAASGWISSRDPDRPPVQVGGRISEYVAGAYGTLGALTALRMPSAGRVREVDVSQVEALLSTLPYPMLMAQRMKRLGLPANMRSAPMLGVVRAADGWVGINCLTGQHWLDVCAMLGLPEYGEQQLAIMLGGPERDEFFAKAEPMLAAQTVAEIVELGQALRIPAAPVNDGASVLDCPQYAERGFFVESDSHQRPGPPFRFSKTTVPQPGPPPRLGTRPEPWSTAGQSLSPAAGEVPFAGLRVLDLTTFWAGAYLTCYLGAFGADVVKVESIQRPDGHRYSGAFAYEGDDWYERSPIWQGTNLNKRDLTLDLTSQRGLEIARRLAAAADVVVENFSPRVVENFGLDYHGLTALNPDVIMVRMPGYGLAGPWRDYVGWALNFEQTAGMSAVTGYPDGPPCNPQGPADPIVGVHAAVALLAALEHRSRTGEGQLIEVAQIEVAAAVTAEPVIEYSMNGVVSARQGNRQRGYLQGVYPTAADGAWVAVSLPDDETIAHDVFDDLVAAWTRTQRPADIIKSLGKQGIPAEQVITGEQMYDPEFIGAQLDARGFYEEFEHPITGPHRYPGWPFRISPGPDHHHRSAPPTLGQHNTEILRDLGLSDDEMAALRDQRVIGERVRGA; this is translated from the coding sequence GTGACGGGACCCCTCACCGGGCTCCACGTCGTCGAAATCGCCAACCAGATCGCAGGTCCTTACGCCGCAAAGCTTTTCGTCGACCTCGGCGCTGAGGTCACCAAGATCGAGACGCCCGCCGGGGATCCGCTGCGCCGCTGGGGCCCGTTCGGAGATGCCGACTCGGCATGCGGCGGCTTGTTCGGATACCTCAACGCGGGCAAGAGCGGTGCCACCCTCGACCTTGATGAGCCGAAAAGCGTTGCGGCCGCCCGCGAACTGATCGCCGGCGCGCATCTGCTGGTGGAGAACTTCGCGCCCGCAACGCTGGACGGTTGGGGCCTCGGCGTCGACACCCTGCAAAAGCTCAACCCGAACCTGGTGGTGCTGCGCATTTCTCACTGCGGTCAGTCGGGGCCGATGCGGGACCGGCCGATGACGCCGCTGACCGTGCAGGCGGCATCGGGCTGGATCAGTAGCCGGGATCCCGACCGCCCACCGGTGCAGGTCGGTGGCCGGATCTCCGAATACGTCGCGGGGGCCTACGGGACGCTGGGAGCACTGACCGCGCTGCGGATGCCCTCGGCCGGCCGGGTCCGCGAGGTGGATGTGTCGCAGGTCGAGGCGTTGTTGTCGACGCTGCCCTATCCGATGCTGATGGCGCAGCGGATGAAACGACTTGGGCTGCCGGCGAATATGCGCTCGGCACCGATGCTGGGCGTGGTGCGGGCCGCCGACGGCTGGGTGGGCATCAACTGCCTGACGGGCCAGCACTGGCTCGACGTGTGCGCGATGCTCGGCCTGCCCGAGTACGGCGAGCAGCAGCTGGCGATCATGTTGGGCGGTCCCGAACGCGACGAATTCTTCGCCAAGGCCGAGCCGATGCTCGCCGCCCAGACGGTCGCCGAGATCGTCGAACTGGGCCAGGCGCTGCGCATTCCGGCCGCCCCGGTCAACGACGGCGCCAGCGTACTGGACTGCCCGCAGTACGCCGAGCGCGGATTCTTCGTCGAATCCGATTCACATCAACGCCCCGGGCCGCCCTTCCGGTTCTCGAAAACGACTGTGCCGCAACCGGGCCCGCCGCCGCGCCTAGGGACGAGGCCCGAACCGTGGTCCACCGCGGGCCAATCGCTGTCACCGGCAGCAGGCGAGGTGCCGTTCGCCGGATTGCGGGTGCTGGACCTGACCACGTTTTGGGCGGGCGCGTATCTGACCTGCTACCTGGGCGCGTTCGGCGCCGACGTCGTCAAGGTGGAATCGATCCAGCGGCCGGACGGCCACCGCTACTCGGGGGCGTTCGCCTACGAGGGCGATGACTGGTATGAGCGCAGTCCCATCTGGCAGGGCACCAACCTCAACAAGCGCGACTTGACGCTCGACCTGACTTCCCAGCGTGGCCTCGAGATCGCCCGCCGGCTGGCCGCTGCGGCCGACGTCGTGGTGGAGAATTTCTCGCCGCGCGTGGTGGAGAACTTCGGTCTGGACTACCACGGGCTGACGGCGCTGAACCCCGACGTGATCATGGTGCGGATGCCCGGCTACGGATTGGCCGGCCCGTGGCGCGACTACGTCGGCTGGGCCCTGAATTTCGAGCAGACCGCCGGCATGTCGGCCGTCACCGGCTATCCCGACGGGCCGCCGTGCAATCCGCAAGGCCCGGCCGACCCGATCGTCGGGGTGCACGCAGCAGTCGCGCTGCTCGCCGCGCTCGAACACCGCAGCCGCACCGGCGAAGGGCAGCTGATCGAAGTCGCCCAAATCGAGGTCGCCGCGGCTGTCACCGCCGAGCCGGTGATCGAGTACTCGATGAACGGGGTCGTCTCCGCCCGGCAAGGCAATCGCCAGCGCGGCTACCTGCAGGGCGTCTATCCGACCGCCGCCGACGGTGCGTGGGTTGCGGTGTCGCTGCCCGACGACGAGACGATCGCCCACGACGTATTCGACGACCTGGTCGCCGCCTGGACCCGCACGCAACGGCCAGCTGACATCATCAAAAGTCTTGGAAAGCAGGGTATTCCGGCCGAGCAGGTGATCACCGGCGAGCAGATGTATGACCCCGAGTTCATCGGCGCCCAGCTCGACGCGCGGGGGTTCTACGAAGAGTTCGAACATCCGATCACCGGCCCGCACCGTTATCCCGGCTGGCCGTTTCGCATCAGTCCAGGCCCGGACCACCACCACCGCAGCGCGCCGCCGACACTGGGGCAGCACAACACCGAGATCCTGCGTGACCTCGGTCTGTCCGACGACGAGATGGCCGCGTTGCGTGATCAGCGGGTGATCGGCGAACGGGTGCGGGGTGCCTAG